The genomic DNA ATGCGATGCTCGGAGCGCTCGGCACGACCGCTCGTTTCCTGGGCGACAATCTCCTTCTTCGCCTTCTTGCCGGTGTCAAGCGAAAGAATCGAATGGACGGCGGCCAGCTCCTTCTTGTCGGTCTGGCGGCGGGGAACGTCCTTGAGCTTCTCCTTGTGCTTCTTGACCTGGCGCTCGATCTTGTCGGCGACCATGTCGATCGAGGCATACAGGTCTTCGGAGGCCTTCTTGCCGCGCAGCACGATGCCGTTGGCCCAGACAGTGACTTCGCAGACCTTGCTGCGAGTCTGATCGCGGACATCGTCCGTCGAGAGGTTCACGTCGACTTCGATGATGTGATCAAAATACTTCTTGATCGAGGCCAGCTTCTTTTCCGCGTAATCTTTCAGAGCCTGGGAGAGGTGGATGTTCTTTCCACTCACGACGATCTGCATGACAGGGTGCCTCCAAATGAAGTTCGGACACGAAATCCGTGTTTTTNNNNNNNNNNNNNNNNNNNNNNNNNNNNNNNNNNNNNNNNNNNNNNNNNNNNNNNNNNNNNNNNNNNNNNNNNNNNNNN from Candidatus Ozemobacteraceae bacterium includes the following:
- the raiA gene encoding ribosome-associated translation inhibitor RaiA, with translation MQIVVSGKNIHLSQALKDYAEKKLASIKKYFDHIIEVDVNLSTDDVRDQTRSKVCEVTVWANGIVLRGKKASEDLYASIDMVADKIERQVKKHKEKLKDVPRRQTDKKELAAVHSILSLDTGKKAKKEIVAQETSGRAERSEHRIVRSGTFSIKPMFADEAAEQLDLLKQEFYVFSNAETNQINVIYKRTDGNFGLIEPEF